In the Chitinispirillales bacterium genome, ATGATTATATAATCAAAGGTTCAATCCTAGTTAAACAAAAATTATTTTGTTGTAATACTAGGAGGGACAATGGAAAACAAATATATAATTCGTTCAAGAATTTCAGAGCATAAATTTAGGGAGATTCTAAAGATATTTTGTTTGGATATAGAAGCTA is a window encoding:
- a CDS encoding IS1595 family transposase, with protein sequence MIRSRISEHKFREILKIFCLDIEA